A part of Pieris napi chromosome 9, ilPieNapi1.2, whole genome shotgun sequence genomic DNA contains:
- the LOC125052584 gene encoding vitellogenin-3-like, with protein sequence MAWITGLDPAGPLFEGPVSLVGLQPGDARFVDVIHTNPIFLGDPDRLGDVDIRFNCDMLHQPGCPRNYIESCSHFRAPLYFAESINSPRGFATVQARTCLDWRSRRNNRNGRILYWGENIDTQAKGTYYIRTNRSPPFERGLNGIRP encoded by the exons GGACCTCTATTTGAAGGACCTGTATCATTGGTAGGATTACAACCTGGAGATGCTAGGTTTGTGGACGTCATTCATACAAATCCTATCTTTCTCGGAGATCCAGACAGGCTTGGAGACGTTGATATACGCTTTAATTGTGACATGTTACATCAGCCTGGATGCCCAAGAAATTATatag AAAGTTGCAGTCACTTTCGTGCCCCGCTTTATTTCGCTGAATCTATCAACTCTCCTAGAGGGTTTGCGACTGTCCAGGCAAGAACCTGTCTTGATTGGAGGTCCAGGCGAAATAATCGAAATGGAAGGATTCTATACTGGGGAGAAAATATTGATACACA GGCAAAAGGAACCTACTATATAAGGACTAATCGATCACCGCCGTTTGAAAGAGGACTTAATGGAATACGACcataa